AACGAATAGAAGAAGTTTCTTGAGTCTCTTCTTTGACTTCAGTATGACTGACTTTTTCTTGCACATAGTCAATAATACGATGACCAAGAGGACTAATAAGCGTAGCAGAAGCAACCTGTTTTACTTGTTCTTTGCTTGGTAAACTTACCGCCAATACGCTTGTAGCAGCAGAAAGCAAAAAGCTAAAAGCTAAAAATGTATGTGATTTTTTGAAAGATACCATAAAACACCTCTTAAAAGTAATTATATAAACTAGACTGGTACTAGTATAACAAAAATACTTTTAATACAAAAACCCTAGAGCATATCTTCAATAAGTATAGCTCGAGCAGGTGCTGCCTCAAGTCCAACGACAGCTAAAGGCAAACAAACAAAAAAATAAGCACCCTCACCTACATGAGCAAGCCGTAGCCCTTCGATAATAGGTACATCATGCTCAAATAATGTCTTATGAGTATCATGTTCAGGCTGATTGCGCTCAATACCTAGATAGTCTATGCCAACAGCTTTTACACCAACTTCTATAAGATAAGCAGCTGCCACTGAATCTAAATACACAAATTCTCGTTCAAAAGGGGCATTTTCTACAAGTTCGCTGTTACGCGTTTTAAGAAGAACTATAAGGCCTTTACTCAGTTCATAAGGCTCTAAGTCTTCACGACCAATAGCTTCTTCAACTTCAGTTAAATCAAGTACGACAGCAGTACCAATAAGCTGACTAAGAGCAAATTGATCAATGGTTTTTCCTTGAGGGATAAAATGAGCTGGCGCATCTACGTGGGTTGATGCATGAGAGCTCATTATAATACGTGATTTGCGTACACCATCTTTTTCCATACTTTGAGTAGTAGTAAAATAGACGTCTTGAGCATCTTTATAACCAGTTGCATCGGGAGTCATAGGCCAACTGATATCAATTATTTTCATACTACTTGTCTCCCTTTATAATCATGTATCTACTCTGCAAGCATAAGTATAGTAACACGCTTAATTAACTGCAAGCATCTACTAAGCTTACTTTACGCCAACCAGTCTACACCGTTAACTTGCGAAAATAGAGCAAGTTGTTCAGGACCAGAGCTCCCGCAAGCGTAGGTATATAACGGCAACTGTAAAGCAGAAACGTGCTCTATAACTTGCCACGCATACTCAATTTCATGGCTATGCACCGTAATACTGCTGTCACCACTAAGTATATCAAGCAGTAGTCTTTGATAGGTGTGTGGCATGTGATCATAAAAATTACAGGTATAACACAAAGTAGATTCTACACAGTTGGTAATGCTCGTATTATTAGGTGTATTTTGAGCATTAAGAGTAACTGATAAACTTGAATCTGGAGCAATATGTAACGTAAGCGTATTAGGCGCAAAAGTACCTGATGCACCAACTAAGGCCTGACTAACCGGTTTAAAAACAACGTGTATAGCTGTAGCCTTAGTTTGCAAACATTTACCTGTCTTTAAATAAAAGGGAACTTCTTGCCAGCGTGGTGTATCGATAAAACACTTAAGCACTGCAAGCGTTTCGGTTTTAGAATCAGGTCGCACATGGCTTTCAGTTGTATAGCCTGTATATTGTCCTAACAGACCGGTAACTACACGAGCTTTTTTGAGCACCTCACTTTTAGCAAGACTGATCGCGTTGCCGTCAAGTGATTGTGGGCACTCCATAGCTATAAGAGAAAGTAATTGTAACATATGGTTTTGCATAACATCTTTTAATGCACCATAGTTATCATAAAAACTACCCCGATTATCTATGCCAATGGTCTCATTAAATATAATTTGCACCTGATCGATATACTTAGCATTCCAAATAGGCTCAAAAAATACATTACTAAAACGTATAAGCGCAAGCGAACTGACTAATGTTTTAGTTAAGTAATGATCAACACGATAGATCTGTTCTTCATCTACATATTTTTCAATACAAAGATTTATCTTACGGGCTGTTTGTAGATCCCGACCAAAAGGTTTTTCGTATACTATTACTTGTTTTTTACCATTATTTTTTTGACGTTCCACAATGCCTGCTTGCGCTAAATTGGTAGTTATATCACAATAAAAGTCAGCTGCTGTTGCTAAATAAACTAATCTATTGCCTGGCAAATTGTGCTCATGTTCATGCTTTTCAATAACAGTTGCCAAGGCCTTAAAGTCTTCTGGCTTGTTAAAATCAAGACTAATATAATAACTAATATTTTTAAGATACTCCCAGCCAGAACTCGTGCTTTGGGTATTTTTACTACAAACCTCTTCATACTCTAAAAGCTCGTGCATAGTAGTATGATCTTTGGCAGCTCCTATAAGTATAAAATTACACTTTTGATTTCTTTCAAGGTGCTCAGTTACCAAAGAACATATCGCTGGCAAAATCTTTTTCCGGGCGAGATCCCCTGTTACACCAAGAATAATAATCGTCCAAGAGTGGAGGCTGGTAGTATTAGAACGGTTATCCACGGCTTAATATCTTTCGTGTTTTTTCTTTATACAATTCAACAGCAGGCTGATCAAAAGCATTAATACCCAGCAAATGGCCAATACTTATAGTTTCACAGATTTTAAACATCATGTATTGCCCCAAGCTGTAAGCACTACGCTCTGGTAATGTAATAGTTACAAAAGGTCTGTGTTCACTTGCATACGCTTGCTCAACACCTTCAAAAATTGCTTTTTTAATCGTAGCTACTGTTTTACCTACAAGAGAACTTACTGGCGTTGTAATAGCTTCATTAGGCACCGTATATACTTGAGGCTCAAAAGCCACTTGTACAAAAGAAGTAAATTTATCCCGAGGACCAC
The DNA window shown above is from Candidatus Dependentiae bacterium and carries:
- a CDS encoding cyclase family protein: MKIIDISWPMTPDATGYKDAQDVYFTTTQSMEKDGVRKSRIIMSSHASTHVDAPAHFIPQGKTIDQFALSQLIGTAVVLDLTEVEEAIGREDLEPYELSKGLIVLLKTRNSELVENAPFEREFVYLDSVAAAYLIEVGVKAVGIDYLGIERNQPEHDTHKTLFEHDVPIIEGLRLAHVGEGAYFFVCLPLAVVGLEAAPARAILIEDML
- the zwf gene encoding glucose-6-phosphate dehydrogenase yields the protein MDNRSNTTSLHSWTIIILGVTGDLARKKILPAICSLVTEHLERNQKCNFILIGAAKDHTTMHELLEYEEVCSKNTQSTSSGWEYLKNISYYISLDFNKPEDFKALATVIEKHEHEHNLPGNRLVYLATAADFYCDITTNLAQAGIVERQKNNGKKQVIVYEKPFGRDLQTARKINLCIEKYVDEEQIYRVDHYLTKTLVSSLALIRFSNVFFEPIWNAKYIDQVQIIFNETIGIDNRGSFYDNYGALKDVMQNHMLQLLSLIAMECPQSLDGNAISLAKSEVLKKARVVTGLLGQYTGYTTESHVRPDSKTETLAVLKCFIDTPRWQEVPFYLKTGKCLQTKATAIHVVFKPVSQALVGASGTFAPNTLTLHIAPDSSLSVTLNAQNTPNNTSITNCVESTLCYTCNFYDHMPHTYQRLLLDILSGDSSITVHSHEIEYAWQVIEHVSALQLPLYTYACGSSGPEQLALFSQVNGVDWLA